A genomic region of Colletotrichum destructivum chromosome 5, complete sequence contains the following coding sequences:
- a CDS encoding Putative GroES-like superfamily, alcohol dehydrogenase-like, NAD(P)-binding domain superfamily, translating to MAEKMQALVTETPSGSAPVMVKKSIPVPEPAPNQALVKISHIAQNPTDIQSLDSNAFGADAVLGCDFVGVVEKTGDKCSKLAEGDTVAGLVWGGEVKGLGAYGEYSLADDKISFRVPKNMSLEEAATLPLASMTAWLAIFSKDSLKIPRDSGSNASILIWGGSSSVGSYAIQIAALHGLNVITTCSPRHFDLVKSLGANHVFDYREKDVVESIKKVAPRLEYVFDTIGNETSSGQASQAIAESGGHLCTVRPGKANTENVTKQTKVTDVLVWTAFLKDHQYGSFKWPANESDHKLGAEFYEKLPGWVEDGTIKPNTPQVIPGGLDGVEKGFQTYRDGSISGTKLVYKL from the exons ATGGCTGAGAAAATGCAGGCCCTCGTGACCGAAACCCCAAGCGGCAGTGCACCGGTCATGGTGAAGAAGTCGATCCCCGTGCCCGAGCCTGCCCCCAACCAGGCTTTGGTGAAGATTTCACACATTGCCCAGAACCCGACGGATA TTCAGTCTCTTGACAGCAACGCATTTGGGGCAGatgccgtcctcggctgtgacttcgtcggcgtcgtggagAAGACAGGCGACAAGTGCAGCAAGCTCGCTGAGGGAGATACAGTAGCGGGGCTCGTCTGGGGAG GTGAGGTTAAAGGCCTCGGTGCTTATGGGGAGTAttccctcgccgacgacaagatcAGCTTCCGGGTCCCCAAGAACATGTCGTTGGAAGAAGCCGCAACGCTTCCCCTGGCTTCCATGACTGCGTGGctcgccatcttctccaaAGATTCGCTCAAAATCCCGCGGGACAGCGGTTCGAACGCTTCCATCTTGATCTGGGGTGGCAGTT CCAGTGTTGGATCATATGCGATTCAGATCGCGGCACTCCACGGGCTCAATGTCATCACGACATGCAGCCCCCGCCACTTTGACTTGGTCAAGTCGCTTGGGGCGAACCACGTCTTTGACTACCGCGAGAAAGACGTCGTCGAGTCTATCAAGAAAGTCGCCCCTCGCCTGGAGTACGTCTTTGACACAATCGGGAACGAGACGTCGTCCGGCCAGGCCTCCCAGGCTATCGCCGAGAGTGGTGGACATCTCTGTACCGTGCGCCCTGGGAAGGCCAACACCGAGAACGTCACCAAACAGACCAAAGTGACGGACGTGTTGGTTTGGACCGCGTTCCTGAAGGATCACCAATATGGATCGTTCAAGTGGCCG GCCAATGAGAGTGACCACAAGCTGGGTGCCGAGTTTTATGAGAAGCTACCCGGCTGGGTCGAAGACGGCACGATCAAGCCCAATACGCCGCAGGTCATCCCGGGAGGACTCGATGGGGTCGAGAAGGGGTTTCAGACTTACCGAGATGGATCTATATCGGGAACGAAGCTGGTGTATAAGTTGTGA
- a CDS encoding Putative oligopeptide transporter, OPT superfamily, with product MAADISHTPPEYVDSEKSAAPDKDSFKTAHNIHNQDVELENGHLAELEVDMGRVLDEESEGDYEADTSPFPQVRAVVPETDDTAIPINTFRAWFLGIIFVFLGAGVNQFFSLRYPGVHIVSLVAELLAFPLGVALAKILPISRFNPDHHFNIKEHALVTIMSNVSFGFGSADATNIIQAARLYGFTIPPGFSVLVVLCCQLSGYAVAGLATPWLVKPASMIWPGVLSNVALLSSLHSRANAVADGWRITRIKFFMIVGGCAFVWYWFPGLIWTGLSYFTWICWIAPNNLAVNQVFGMVTGMGLFPLTFDWSMIAYNTNPLLSPHWAALNVFFGFAFFFWIITPAIYYSNTWFTSYMPFCTADVYDRFGTLYDVSKVLTNNEFDQQKYAEYSPPYLPATFAFVYGLSFASITSVLSHVYFFHFDEIMHAMRGTLKLDIHARLMRSYKTVKWWWWVVILLVVFGMSVGTAQGYDTGLPWWGVILAFVIPAVYMVPCGMIQGVTNVDANQLNVLSEFIGGYLFQGKPIANILFKILSTDVVGQGLYFAADMKLGHYLKIPPMTLFFAQGLATILGALTQTGVTLWMLGNVDGICTEDQPNGFSCPNGRTVFSSSVIWGLVGPARLYSVGAIYSGLLHFFWIGLILPPITYFIFKKTRSEFIRKINWPLIFVGTYNVPPATGINYSSWYIVNLVFNKIIYRKFYAWWSKYNYVLAAALDTGLAISGIVIFFAVTYGPNAQFPDWWGNTVWQNTADGLGLPWLEMPAVGYFGPANGTWS from the exons ATGGCAGCCGACATCAGCCACACGCCGCCAGAGTACGTCGACTCGGAGAAGTCTGCAGCCCCGGACAAAGACAGCTTCAAGACGGCCCATAACATCCACAACCAAGACGTCGAACTCGAAAATGGAcacctcgccgagctggaggtcgacatgggccgggtcctcgacgaggagagcgaggGGGACTACGAGGCCGACACCTCTCCGTTCCCGCAAGTGAGGGCGGTTGtgcccgagacggacgacacCGCGATCCCGATCAACACGTTCCGGGCTTGGTTTCTTGGTATC atcttcgtcttcctcggcgccggcgtcaaccAGTTCTTCTCGCTGCGCTACCCTGGTGTTCACATTGTCTCCCTCGTGGCAGAGCTGCTGGCCTTTcccctcggcgtcgcgctGGCCAAGATCCTGCCCATCAGTCGTTTCAACCCGGACCACCACTTCAACATCAAGGAGCACgccctcgtcaccatcaTGTCGAACGTGTCCTTCGGCTTCGGGTCCGCCGACGCTACCAACATCATCCAGGCCGCCAGGCTGTACGGCTTCACCATCCCTCCCGGCTTCTCGGTCCTGGTCGTGCTGTGCTGCCAGCTTAGCGGATACGCCGTCGCTGGCCTCGCCACGCCGTGGCTCGTCAAGCCGGCGAGCATGATCTGGCCCGGCGTGCTCAGCAACGTGGCGCTGCTCAGTTCCCTCCACTCGAGGGCCAACGCGGTCGCTGACGGGTGGAGGATTACACGCATCAAGTTCTTCATGATTGTCGGCGGGTGCGCCTTCGTCTGGTACTGGTTCCCCGGCCTCATCTGGACGGGACTGAGCTACTTCACGTGGATCTGCTGGATCGCGCCCAACAACCTGGCAGTCAACCAGGTCTTCGGCATGGTGACGGGCATGGGGCTGTTCCCCCTTACCTTTGACTGGTCCATGATCGCGTACAACACCAACCCGCTCCTGAGCCCGCACTGGGCTGCGTTGAACGTGTTCTTCGgctttgccttcttcttctggatCATCACGCCGGCCATCTACTACAGCAACACCTGGTTCACCTCGTACATGCCCTTCTGCACGGCGGATGTCTACGACCGGTTCGGCACGCTGTACGACGTGTCCAAGGTGTTGACGAACAACGAGTTCGACCAGCAAAAGTACGCAGAGTACTCGCCCCCGTATCTGCCTGCAACGTTTGCGTTTGTCTATGGGCTGTCGTTTGCGTCCATTACGAG TGTCCTATCTCATGTATACTTCTTCCACTTTGACGAAATCATGCACGCCATGAGAGGCACACTCAAGCTGGACATTCACGCACGTCTGATGAGGTCCTACAAGACCGTcaagtggtggtggtgggtcGTCATCttgctcgtcgtcttcggcatgAGCGTCGGCACCGCCCAGGGCTACGACACTGGGTTGCCGTGGTGGGGAgtcatcctcgccttcgtcatccCGGCTGTTTACATGGTCCCCTGCGGCATGATCCAGGGCGTCACAAACGTCGATGCCAACCAGCTGAACGTGTTGTCCGAGTTCATCGGGGGTTACTTGTTCCAGGGGAAACCTATCGCCAACATCCTCTTCAAGATCCTGAGCACAGACGTCGTCGGGCAAGGTCTGTACTTCGCGGCGGATATGAAGCTGGGTCACTACCTGAAGATCCCGCCCATGACTCTGTTCTTCGCGCAAGGTCTCGCTACCATTCTTGGAGCCTTGACCCAGACCGGTGTCACACTCTGGATGTTGGGCAATGTGGACGGCATCTGTACGGAAGACCAGCCCAACGGCTTTTCTTGTCCCAATGGTCGTACCGTATTCTCTTCTTCCGTTATCTGGGGTCTTGTTGGGCCCGCGCGTCTCTACTCCGTTGGCGCCATCTACAGCGGCCTGTTGCATTTCTTCTGGATCGGCCTCATCCTGCCACCCATCACGTACTTCATCTTCAAGAAGACCCGTTCAGAGTTCATCCGGAAGATTAACTGGCCGCTCATCTTTGTCGGGACATACAACGTCCCGCCAGCCACTGGCATCAATTACTCCTCCTGGTACATCGTCAACCTGGTCTTCAACAAGATCATCTACCGCAAGTTCTACGCCTGGTGGAGCAAGTACAACTACGTGCTCGCCGCGGCGTTGGACACAGGTCTTGCTATCAGtggcatcgtcatcttctttgCGGTGACTTATG GCCCGAATGCGCAGTTCCCGGATTGGTGGGGAAACACCGTCTGGCAGAACACGGCGGACGGTCTGGGGTTGCCCTGGTTGGAGATGCCCGCGGTGGGATATTTCGGCCCTGCGAACGGGACTTGGTCTTAA
- a CDS encoding Putative major facilitator superfamily, MFS transporter superfamily, with protein sequence MSQPLEKQSKHDPAIGEKDAGVHVGIDGQYQVDAEDPVYKDSQRTWKSFFWSTLDVPKDEARFLTKLDLTLISSSALGVMCRYLDQVNITNAFNSGMKEDLALYGKELNYANAIWSAAYVFGQVPSNLLLTRVNAPLYIAFLEFAWTVFTFATAGVKDVNQLYVFRFFVGLFEAGHFPAVMYVCSSYYKPHELARRNTLIQIFTSVGPLFSGFLMAAVHAGLDGASGLPGWRWMYIVCGCISLPCAVWTAFAMPQLPSRAKANWIFTEKEIELARARMPTETKPFTGLFKWKDIRRWHTTWHVYLFPLFFAFLTQVGQSGGSMIFWVKSYNTPGKPAVFSVAEINIIPLGINIISIVCTLINSWVSDSLPGAARWPGMLFASVMAIIFPIALAATPVHPPNIATRWTLYYLTALSGTCAGLTWTWVNETNRHDPEKRAYVSALMNAFAYIFTAWVPIFTFPANLQPYIVTGNYITAGFGAAAAITVLVIRRFYNRDLQRKQILKV encoded by the exons ATGTCACAACCACTGGAAAAACAATCGAAACACGATCCGGCCATTGGGGAAAAGGATGCCGGAGTCCACGTCGGGATCGACGGACAGTACCAGGTCGATGCGGAAGATCCCGTGTACAAGGACTCGCAACGAACTTGGAAATCCTTTTTCTGGTCAA CCCTCGATGTCCCGAAAGATGAAGCCCGGTTTCTGACCAAGCTTGACCTGACACTGATCTCGTCGTCTGCCCTGGGTGTCATGTGTCGCTATCTGGATCAGGTCAACATCACCAACGCCTTCA ACAGCGGTATGAAGGAAGATCTTGCGCTGTACGGCAAAGAACTCAATTACGCCAATGCTATTTGGAGTGCAGCATACGTCTTTGGACAGGTCCCGTCAAACCTGCTTCTCACCCGA GTCAACGCTCCGCTTTACATCGCCTTTCTTGAGTTTGCGTGGACTGTTTTCACCTTTGCCACTGCTGGCGTCAAAGACGTCAACCAACTCTACGTGTTCCGTTTCTT TGTTGGCTTGTTCGAGGCCGGGCACTTTCCGGCCGTCATGTACGTGTGCTCGAGCTATTACAAACCCCACGAGCTGGCCCGACGGAATACCTTAATCCAGATATTTACATCCGTGGGGCCTCTGTTTTCTGGCTTTCTGATGGCTGCGGTGCACGCGGGCCTTGACGGAGCCAGCGGCCTGCCTGGATGGCGATGGATGTACAT CGTCTGCGGATGCATCTCGCTTCCATGCGCAGTTTGGACTGCGTTCGCAATGCCTCAGCTTCCTTCCCGTGCAAAGGCCAACTG GATCTTTACCGAGAAAGAAATCGAGCTCGCCCGTGCCAGAATGCCGACCGAGACCAAGCCTTTCACCGGTCTCTTCAAGTGGAAAGACATACGCCGCTGGCACACGACTTGGCACGTGTACCTTT TCCCTCTGTTCTTTGCATTCCTGACGCAAGTGGGCCAGTCTGGAGGATCCA TGATATTCTGGGTCAAGAGCTACAATACACCCGGAAAGCCGGCCGTGTTCTCGGTAGCTGAGATCAACATCATTCCTCTTGGT ATCAAcatcatctccatcgtcTGTACCCTCATCAACTCTTGGGTATCCGACAGCTTGCCTGGAGCGGCGCGGTGGCCTGGTATGCTGTTCGCGAGCGTCATGGCCATCATCTTCCCAATCGCCCTGGCCGCAACGCCCGTCCATCCTCCCAACATTGCAACTCGTTGGACCTTGTATT ACCTCACTGCCCTTTCCGGTACGTGTGCGGGTCTTACGTGGACATGGGTGAACGAGACGAATCGACACGATCCCGAGAAGCGGGCATACGTTTCTGCTTTG ATGAACGCGTTTGCTTACATCTTCACCGCTTGGGTTCCGATTTTCACCTTCCCTGCCAATCTTCAGCCGTACATCGTAACCGGTAACTACATCACGGCTGGATTCGGTGCCGCTGCAGCGATAACAGTTCTCGTCATCCGTCGCTTTTACAACCGGGATCTCCAAAGGAAGCAGATCCTCAAGGTCTAG
- a CDS encoding Putative aldo-keto reductase, NADP-dependent oxidoreductase domain-containing protein, producing MIATMSSVNKSPLNLILGVQSVGDTSADPMARFYTPEEVNGFLDIFLQRGYNHLDTSRMYSPNAPGSSEARLGAAGAGERFIIDTKVMSWAFKHTTDNVLSEIDASLEALKIKQINTEFLHIPDRTTPFEEACVAMDQAVKEGKVKKWGLSNYTAGEVKQFLDICEARGLVKPSVYEGPYNPIMRGGEKELFPILRQNGIDFNAYSPAASGFFAGNHETARPGGRFDESLPAGAAWSMIYKKPSIVAAADKAVAVASKHGVSGHAAALRWTVYHGILSKEHGDSVIVGASSREQLQVNLDIIEQGPLPQEVVSALNAVHEEIGSEVSYHM from the exons ATGATAGCTACGATGTCGTCCGTCAACAAATCACCTCTGAATTTGATCCTTGGGGTCCAAAGC GTTGGTGACACGTCCGCCGATCCAATGGCACGTTTTTACACCCCCGAAGAAGTGAATGGCTTCCTCGACATCTTTCTCCAACGCGGCTACAATCACCTCGACACCTCACGCATGTACTCACCCAACGCCCCGGGAAGCTCCGAGGCCCGACTCGGagccgccggtgccggggaGAGGTTCATCATCGACACAAAGGTCATGTCATGGGCGTTCAAACACACCACGGACAACGTCCTGAGCGAGATCGACGCCTCGCTCGAGGCTTTGAAGATCAAGCAGATCAACACGGAGTTCCTGCACATACCTGACCGGACCACGCCGTTTGAGGAGGCCTGCGTCGCCATGGACCAGGCAGTCAAGGAGGGCAAAGTGAAGAAATGGGGCCTCTCCAACTACACCGCCGGGGAAGTCAAGCAATTCCTCGACATATGTGAGGCGCGCGGCCTTGTCAAGCCCAGTGTCTACGAGGGCCCCTACAACCCCATCATGCGCGGCGGCGAAAAGGAGCTCTTCCCGATCCTTCGACAGAACGGGATCGACTTTAATGCGTACAGTCCTGCCGCGTCGGGATTCTTCGCTGGCAACCACGAAACTGCTAGACCAGGCGGACGGTTCGACGAATCG TTACCCGCGGGTGCAGCATGGTCCATGATCTACAAGAAGCCGTCCATCGTGGCTGCGGCCGACaaggccgttgccgtcgcATCGAAGCATGGTGTCAGCGGCCACGCAGCTGCGCTGCGATGGACGGTTTACCACGGCATCCTCAGCAAGGAGCATGGCGATTCCGTCATCGTTGGTGCTTCCAGTCGAGAGCAGCTTCAGGTAAACTTGGACATAATTGAGCAGGGCCCTCTTCCCCAAGAGGTCGTATCGGCTCTCAACGCAGTGCACGAGGAGATTGGATCCGAGGTTTCGTACCACATGTAG